A window of the Apostichopus japonicus isolate 1M-3 chromosome 8, ASM3797524v1, whole genome shotgun sequence genome harbors these coding sequences:
- the LOC139971645 gene encoding testis-specific serine/threonine-protein kinase 6-like: MGIANSITQNMLMKGFVTGNSAGRSKIRCKQLFHDDTEVCHIYIKHLYLAVHILSIHRYRQQRASEAYTPHRDINTHCNTLVTMISTMAHSNPSPLPPQSGARYQQTSDSTSSKPQTSRQSCDKDVLLARGYIVRHSLGHGSYSKVKLGISQKEVNARYAIKIIDRRRAPQDYQQNFLPRELAIVRTLRHPHIIETYDVFEQNNKIYMILQYAEEGDVLEYVRFRSQGSVGEPMAKRWIMQTCHALMYMHARGIVHRDVKCENLLLSVGRNIKLSDFGFVREFHGHDLSRTFCGSAAYAAPEIIRSVPYNPFLTDVWALGVVLFIIATGLMPFGDDVKNVSRILRIQLAGVQFPRAPRHRISPDCQRLIQCMLEIDPGRRFTIQAVLGDRWLATTSSTT, encoded by the coding sequence ATGGGCATAGCAAATAGCataacacaaaatatgttaatgaaGGGATTCGTCACAGGAAATTCCGCGGGCCGGTCAAAAATACGCTGCAAGCAGCTCTTTCATGACGACACAGAAGTCTGTCATATTTACATCAAGCATCTGTATCTAGCAGTACATATCTTGTCAATACACCGGTACAGACAACAAAGAGCATCTGAAGCATACACACCACATCGCGATATTAACACCCACTGTAACACCCTAGTCACCATGATATCTACAATGGCTCACTCCAACCCATCACCTCTGCCACCCCAGTCCGGAGCTCGCTACCAGCAAACAAGTGACAGCACCAGCAGCAAGCCCCAAACTTCGCGACAATCCTGTGACAAGGATGTTTTATTGGCCAGAGGATACATCGTCAGACACAGCTTAGGACACGGTAGTTACTCCAAAGTCAAACTCGGTATATCGCAGAAAGAGGTCAACGCACGGTATGCTATTAAAATCATTGACAGACGCCGAGCACCACAAGATTACCAACAGAATTTCTTACCGCGAGAGCTGGCGATCGTCAGGACACTACGACATCCACACATCATCGAAACTTACGACGTCtttgaacaaaacaataaaatttacATGATCCTGCAATACGCTGAAGAGGGTGACGTGCTGGAATACGTACGGTTTCGATCCCAGGGATCAGTCGGAGAACCGATGGCTAAGCGATGGATCATGCAAACCTGCCACGCACTCATGTACATGCACGCCCGCGGTATCGTACATCGCGATGTCAAATGCGAAAATCTCCTGCTGTCGGTAGGTAGAAACATTAAACTCAGTGATTTCGGATTTGTGCGGGAGTTTCACGGTCATGACCTGAGTCGTACCTTCTGCGGATCTGCTGCGTATGCGGCACCAGAGATCATCAGATCTGTCCCGTATAATCCATTCTTAACGGACGTCTGGGCGTTGGGCGTGGTTCTCTTCATCATCGCGACCGGTCTCATGCCGTTTGGTGACGACGTAAAGAACGTTTCCAGAATCCTACGGATTCAACTGGCGGGGGTACAATTCCCGCGGGCACCACGTCACCGTATCAGTCCGGATTGTCAGAGGTTGATCCAGTGTATGCTGGAGATAGATCCAGGCAGGAGATTCACAATTCAGGCTGTCTTGGGTGACAGGTGGCTTGCTACCACGAGTTCTACCACATAG